CGTGTGTACTTCCTATCAACATGCAAAGGGCTTGAAGGCCAACCACTTTGGTGTATAGCCAAGAGATTACAGTTTTAATagataaatattatgataaatgacaGTTTTCTAGGCATAGATATAGTCCTACTGTTCGGACGGAATGATACTCGTGTTTCCACTTAGCAAATACCATAGATAAAATGTGCCTCCTTTTATAGCTGTTTGGCTTTTGTATGTAACTAGAGTgagcattatatttatttgtatggcaTCGTGTATAACACGAACTCATTTTGGTAATCTATCCTGGGTGGGCTGATCCACAAGTCGGAAGCAAGTCGCAACTGCTTTTGGATATCGATTTGGAATTCGCTATAATAAGAGCGATAGACATCTAGGTAAGAACATATACCAGAAATATGCCCAGTTTCATCCTTTGATCATTTTTCGTATAGGTTGTgcagtggattaccaacctcaacaactaTTATTGATCCGcaaaacccctgacatggctcacgtaaccgggaccaacggcttaacatgccttccgaaacacggatcatcttactttcggacaatcgggtgatcagcctgtcatgtcctaaccaaactagggatcacaaataatttttagttttcactGTTAACAGTTACAGCACTTAAGTGCTctgttgacaattacttccgcacaatatcccaggaagaggaaatgactgaaaaccagcgctggatggcgccatagcatggttccatcacagcacaagctgagccatttccttttgcccgtattcgtaatattcataattacttagttcttgcagcaaatgtaaattgttactggcaataaatctattttattcttattctctAAGGCAATTCTTCTACCTACAGTTTTTAGATACAGGAATTGCCTTAGTGCACAAAACTAAAGGTACACTATTATACAAAGTTCAACTTATACGTTACCAAAGACGTCGATAACAATAAAGTTAGAAACGAGCCAGGGAGGTATTTAGCACACCTCTTAGTAACGGAATAAAAGTAGGTTCTCAGTCAGTTCAAGGCGAAAAAGGCCCAGTCAAGTGCAAGTATCGATTGGTAACAAAAACTATAGAACGAGGAAGTATACGAATCTGTGGGCGGAGTTTGTAGGAGCGGAACGGCCGCGTGCAGCCGCTAAGGGTGCTGGAAAACTGTGCGATTAATAATAAACTACTAAGTTTCAATATAAAACGCAACTTCAAAATCGTAACTGCATGGCGCGGCATTGCAGGCTTCAATTCTACGTTATCCCGCGTTTTCACGGTATCCGATTTGGCAGGTCTGATTTTTAAAGAAGCCACAGTTATTTGCTTATGCAATGTCATAGAaaattgctgttttattttctaACCATCTATGAACAGTCTACAATTGTTGACTGCTGAATAACAAAAAATTCAAGATAGTCAAGAAATCAACACCTTTTATCTTCTCGCTAAATATTTATGTGGAACGTGCATGAATGAGAATAGCCTATAAACAAGCTAATACCGTCTGGGGCTGAAAATAGTCGGTGCGATTAGTCGTAATCGGCCGCGTGGCTCCGACCTCAGACGCATACGCCGCGCTCCAAGGCTAGCCGTATTTTGTTCCGCGCGATTCGCTCTGACGTAACCACCATGTACTATGCTCTTATCTCCTCGTATACTAGTCGTATCGGAGTAGATACGGTAGCATGCATATCGCGCATGTTTGGGGGCCAATCGGCCGGCTAGACGGTAATATCATCTAAAAATAGTTTTGGATCGCGACGCGGAAACAGTGGAGATAAGATTTTTCAAAGAAAATTGGTTTCTGTAAATCATATTATGAAAATGTAAAACAAAAGGCAGCAAATAAGCTGCttcgttttaattatgatacagATATTGTTACTTAAAATTGatcctccatgctacatttttagagaaaaatagagtaatgatttccctcttgccttccgctccgcagtagaTAGGTACTCGGTAAAAAGAAGCATGgagaatggagaatactacaagagcgtggctcttaaattagtgatgatgaaaattGATCCTAATAGTCCTAAGCAAAGATCAAGTAAAAcagcataaaaaaatacatacttgtGTTATATAGGTTTAGAGCTAATGAAAGGCATTTGGCTACCAACAATTTATCGGAAATCGGCCATCTATTCTGGGTTATTTTGGGGAACCCAAGGTCGAAAATAAAGTTCAACAGAGACATATAGTTGTAGCTTGCCTGCCCTTCGCTGGAAGTATTTATGAGGGTCGCTACGTAACAAATGCATCCATAAAATTTTAGTCGAAAGCTTAGAACGTGGCTGAACTTACTAGTAAACACATTCTAATACCAAGAAATTTAGAACCTACAACAATTAACAATTACATAGGAATTCAAAATAACACTACAATGGTTCATTATATTAGTCATGCAGCAACGGAAGATATCACTTCTTTGAACCTTGAGCGCAGCGTTGTCAAATATGCATAATTTGCTTATGATTGCGTAGTCACTGCCGAGGCTTTGCTGGATATTAAGATCTCATGATAACATTTCTGCAACATTGTTTCTACTAAACCAAGGCCGTTTCTAGACTCAATGTAAACGGAAGCTTTAAGTTGACTTTGATTCTGGTAATAGTAACGTAAgcagcataacataacaaatactttattgcacaaacaggaaaaacgaaatacaaaacaaaagagaaatagaatgagtacaataggcagccttattgctaagtagcactttcttccaggcaacctttaagtataggagatattacTATATTATGGGCATATTACTTGTCAGTGTTCAACTCTCTCGTTGTTTTCATAATATACTCTAATCTTATAATCCATAAGGCGACCTGAGGGGCTAACACgcgcaacgtaataaaattatcgatcgattcaataaattttatcaaaatcgatcattttgtttttttccgtaACATGCgcgccacgtgattttgttcgtattttgacagaacgccgtgacttatttgggttcacatattagcaccaatcgaccatttcatgaaatatgaacatttcatgaaatgatcgagcacatcatgaaatgatcaattctataaTCTGCCCACGACATCTacaatgatcgagccaactgtgttagtgagaactgcacttaagatgagTTAATAACGCATGGTGCAATTACAATTGGgtatctggttgatggttgcgatgattccgagtgtggagtatcaccacaaactatggctcaccttttgcgctgtcctaagtgccccaacacctgcactattaaagaccataacgaagccactgacaatgccgtaagcgtggccaattattggtcagcaaaaatttagtattgatcgccatcgactcgcaaagaagaagattgggTATGAACCAgtgctctccgtttgagaaaaAAACCggtataccacaggaccacagtgacttcatTGATCTTTGATCCTTATGTTGTCATAACGAACGACATCAAAACTTGCGCCCCTAATTCTCTTATTGCATTACATCCATAACAAGCGAGCTTCATGAGTTTCATTACTTGGAATTGTTTGCTCTGCCGGTGGTATTCAGTGTTTACCATGGAGTTTTTTATCGCACCGTTTGGAATCAGCGACACGTGTAAGTTTGATTGATTTGATAATGGAATACTAAACATGATATTGTAGCCAGGAGACCTCAAAAGAGTAGATTTGAAATGTCACGAAACGTCATCGGAAGCAAAAGAACACAAAACAAATGTAtctaatgaaaatgaaatgcaaaataaaataacttaagtaGATTAAATAGCTACATCTAGGACTATGATCAGCTGTGCAAGCAAGATTAAGTTCGTGAACAAGTTCTGTACATGTAAggtaaagaatattataattcatGTCACACTATACTAAACAATAAGGAAAACTTTCAGTCAGTAGTTATTTTGATGTGGTTCAATCAAAATATGATTCATCCTAACAGGACGCGAAGCAAAGACTgaaggatatttaggaaatggAGGAAAAGCGAATTTCATTTTGATATAGAATGGATTCTCCTGCCCAATTCAATACCAAAAAGACAATTCTAGTTCATGTGATCAAAACAGGTGTTCTACATACTGCAAAGTGAAGCAAGCCAGTACCTAACACTTGCAGAAATGTTTGCAAAACATTCGTGCCTCACTTTGCTGGGCCCCCAGAATACCAGAGTCGTGGCTCACACCGCATCTTATGCTGAGTGTCGATTACGACCAACATATTActcattttaattttgttttgttctttttaagtttctgttaagtcattttttttaaattcggagtttaatttttttcttattaatgcattttcggaggtgtgtgaccttacctgtattaggctggatttcccttcgtgggttggaaggtcagacaggtagtagcttctgtaaaaaaccggaccagatcttcaggttaggtaagtggactctgtgaaaaaacgggagaatgctagggagatgatgatgatggttttgttttgttactgtggtgtcttccaataataaaataatacattctttcttttaatatttacttGATTTTTTCCTCTTTTTGGTTGCAGGTCGCACGTTTAAAGCGCACAAGGTAATTTTGGCAGCGTGCAGCAAACACTTCCAGGAGTTGTTTGACACTGCACCGCCCAGCCATGCCGGCGCTTGTTACGTCATCCTGGAGGCCACCTCCGCAGACAACATGCAGGCACTACTCGAGTTCATGTATAAGGGGGAGGTACATGTCAGCCAAGACGCGCTGTCAAGCTTCCTCAAGAGTGGAGAAAATTTGCAGGTGagattttgtataatatttcttaaGTTCTTAAATTGACTGCTCCAATAAAACAATGATGCTGTGTTCAAGATTTCGGCTGCTCGTTTATTACCAAGTCAACCATATAATATATGCAATACTGTAGTTTAGTCTATGGCTAGAAAGAAAACTCTTTTTCTCAATACTAAGTATACAAAATGCCtaacttttttattcttttttttatttttgtatagtcATTGTGTGCGCCAATAAATTAAGTGATTCTACAAATCCGCGTATTTTTCTACGTTGCCCTCATCGAGCTTATCAATTATGCTGGGCTCATAAATTGCGTCATTACTGAATGGTTGCAGCCAAAAGTATGATGCTGCAGAGTTGCAATGCGCAATAGTTAGAcgtaaacaatttaaaaagaacaatGGTGATGTCTAGACTTAGAACAATGAGTTCTTCTCACTCACATACATGGTAACGTACATTTTACAAATGTGCGATTAATCAGTTCCGAATGACGAtttcaataaagtgtttttggaTCCAATTTTAAACGCATTCAGCAACAGTTAATATTTTGTCAAAATTTTATAACAAACTGTTGCCTGTACACTGCAATTGTTAAATACGAAACCGTTTACGTCcaatatattgtttatttataacataacattagcgCGTGTAATACCGCTTTGCACAAGTGTGTATACGATGTCAAGGTCAATAACCTCAAATAAAATTTGAATGAGAAAATAGTGTTACATTAAGACACGTTCGGTATCTGTTTCTATTTGTCCTTTACAATTTAAGCTTGacttcttctaatcctattatcTCCTGGTAGGACGtacaacagatttccactcctcgcaatctttgacttcatcatcatcatcagccgtatgacgcccactgctgggcataggactcccccaaggatctccacgacgatcggtcctgcgctgcccgcatccagcgacaTCTTTGACTTAATTGAAGTCAATATTAAAACAAGAAAACACATTGTGgataaaaatctttaaaaaaatgccATGTCTTGAATTTCTTTTTTCGTAATATTTCAGGTCAAAGGCCTATCGATGGAGATGTCTCAAGATGCATGGGTGAAGCAGCAGACTCAGCAGAGCGGCGATCGTCACCAGACTCGCATCAAAACTAGCCCTGTTTCTGGCTCAGGAAATTGCGAAGCCCAGGAGTCGGCCCCAGCTTCTCACACAGCGACTTTCGCTCCTATTGGCATACCTCAGTACAGCCTCCCGATGCATGGAAGTGGCACGATGGGTCGGTACGCACCGCCTGCGCATCTCCCTATGCATCCTACGTCACATCGTCGACCCGCGCAATCCGCGCCCAAAGCGTCGCCGTCTCAGAGTCCACATGCTCGGAATTACAGGTAACGGATGGCGTTTTAATATTTTAGCAAcctttatacagagtgttagtgacatcgtaacgaaaactttgagggatgattgacacCATGATTCTGTTTTGATagcaagtggagttttccgtcgcaaaagtatggaactgaatacTGAatacacttaatattaactcagaatcatggtctgaattattctcctcggtattcgttacgatgtcactaacagcccgTATACATACAATtcacttattttaatttcagggttgtgttttattgaaaaatatggATCTTTGAAAAAAGCTTTGATATAGCGGACAGGCGTTCATGAAAAGGGTGTTCTATCGTGGGTGGGAAATCATTTAACGCTAAATATATTTCGATCATCAGAACGTAAGGCCAAATAACTTTCCTAACATACTTATCTATGCTTTTTCAGGCAAAGCTCGTCGTCGTCTCATTGTGGCAGTGTCGCTGATGAACCGGACACTCGTTCGTCGCCTGGAGCCGGTCAACGATACGAAGACAACCCTGCAGACTGCACGTCTACTCTTGGCAACCCTATAAAGAACAACGGCTACGAACGCAGCGGCTCGGCTAACGACGAAATGATAGAACGCAACGAACAGGGAGGAGCTGAAGGTGGGTCTTTTACCAAAGTAGATAACGTAGTTTAGTACCAACCAACCAACATTGGTGGCAACCAATGAGTAGACGTGAAAATGATCGCTGATTTAAGGAATGTGCACTTCCCTGCTTAAGTATTTAGAATTTCCTCTACCTATCTGAAATAGTAGTCCGTGTTGAATGTGTAGTTAGACACATTGAttggaatattaaaaaatatcacCGGGAAAGGACAGGGTCGCAAGATCAAGTCTAGGTCCTAAACTGACTCGTCCAAAAATTCGATACTCTGCAGATTTACGGGTAAAGAGCGAGAATGATTATCATGCAAGCGGATACAACAACTCGCCACCACCGACGGCTCCGATCCCTACCTCCAACTTCCATGATAAACCGTTAGCTACGTCACCCGTGCCGCCGAAGCCGAGCCCCGATCAGATCTGGCCTGCGAAGATCATCACTAGCAAGTCTGGCGGCATAGCCACTGCTGACGGTGAGTTGAAacattttttcttcgtttaattttgaaaaacaataTCCTGGAATGATTCTCAAGGAGATTTTCTACGTTAAAATTTGTCTACTTCAATGTTTACAAACAAATATTTCGCTAATTAGTAATATCCATGTTTTTTTAATCAGATACTTTAATGTTTAGAAACTGGTAATATCgagaaaggaaaaaaatatataataatcttAATACTTAAAATTGGAAACAATTACTAGTTCTCATTAACGGTTTAAATTGTGTAAATTCCAGGTAAAAAGCTAAAGTGTCCATACTGCGAGAGACTGTACGGTTACGAGACGAACCTGCG
This portion of the Pectinophora gossypiella chromosome 1, ilPecGoss1.1, whole genome shotgun sequence genome encodes:
- the LOC126380896 gene encoding zinc finger protein chinmo isoform X2 — protein: MAGIRGGPGMDSQQQQYCLKWNSFGSNLATSFANLWNSESLADVTLYCEGRTFKAHKVILAACSKHFQELFDTAPPSHAGACYVILEATSADNMQALLEFMYKGEVHVSQDALSSFLKSGENLQVKGLSMEMSQDAWVKQQTQQSGDRHQTRIKTSPVSGSGNCEAQESAPASHTATFAPIGIPQYSLPMHGSGTMGRYAPPAHLPMHPTSHRRPAQSAPKASPSQSPHARNYRQSSSSSHCGSVADEPDTRSSPGAGQRYEDNPADCTSTLGNPIKNNGYERSGSANDEMIERNEQGGAEDLRVKSENDYHASGYNNSPPPTAPIPTSNFHDKPLATSPVPPKPSPDQIWPAKIITSKSGGIATADGKKLKCPYCERLYGYETNLRAHIRQRHQGIRVPCPHCSRTFTRNNTVRRHIAREHRHQVTPHLPQPTLPNHTQ
- the LOC126380896 gene encoding zinc finger protein chinmo isoform X3, whose amino-acid sequence is MDSQQQQYCLKWNSFGSNLATSFANLWNSESLADVTLYCEGRTFKAHKVILAACSKHFQELFDTAPPSHAGACYVILEATSADNMQALLEFMYKGEVHVSQDALSSFLKSGENLQVKGLSMEMSQDAWVKQQTQQSGDRHQTRIKTSPVSGSGNCEAQESAPASHTATFAPIGIPQYSLPMHGSGTMGRYAPPAHLPMHPTSHRRPAQSAPKASPSQSPHARNYRQSSSSSHCGSVADEPDTRSSPGAGQRYEDNPADCTSTLGNPIKNNGYERSGSANDEMIERNEQGGAEDLRVKSENDYHASGYNNSPPPTAPIPTSNFHDKPLATSPVPPKPSPDQIWPAKIITSKSGGIATADGKKLKCPYCERLYGYETNLRAHIRQRHQGIRVPCPHCSRTFTRNNTVRRHIAREHRHQVTPHLPQPTLPNHTQ
- the LOC126380896 gene encoding zinc finger protein chinmo isoform X1: MFVLDSRKFMWVRRTSMKRKPAGIRGGPGMDSQQQQYCLKWNSFGSNLATSFANLWNSESLADVTLYCEGRTFKAHKVILAACSKHFQELFDTAPPSHAGACYVILEATSADNMQALLEFMYKGEVHVSQDALSSFLKSGENLQVKGLSMEMSQDAWVKQQTQQSGDRHQTRIKTSPVSGSGNCEAQESAPASHTATFAPIGIPQYSLPMHGSGTMGRYAPPAHLPMHPTSHRRPAQSAPKASPSQSPHARNYRQSSSSSHCGSVADEPDTRSSPGAGQRYEDNPADCTSTLGNPIKNNGYERSGSANDEMIERNEQGGAEDLRVKSENDYHASGYNNSPPPTAPIPTSNFHDKPLATSPVPPKPSPDQIWPAKIITSKSGGIATADGKKLKCPYCERLYGYETNLRAHIRQRHQGIRVPCPHCSRTFTRNNTVRRHIAREHRHQVTPHLPQPTLPNHTQ